The DNA sequence GCTTCTGGATACGTTGATTGAGATCGCTGTAGAGGACGTCCACGGCGTGCCTGATAAGAGAAACCGATTTGTTCATCTCCTTGGAGCAAAAACTCGCATTGTGCTTTGGTGCTTCTTACTCTGTGTCCTTGCATTTTCGGCGATCTTGTTGTTGTTCAGCTCAGGAGACCAAGGTTCTTTAAATGGACCTCTGCCAACTTGAAAAAGCGCAATAAATGTTTGACAAAAACTTTCtgagatttgtttttttgtgcaTTTGCCTCTGCTTCTGTGAAGCTCACTAGTTTAGGTGTTCCAATTGGAAACCGAGGAATTATAAGAAAAGTGCAGCGATTCAATAGGCTGAGAGACTGAGAGATGATACTTGTAATAACAGAATTGGCAGCCTGCTCTTTAGCTTTGCTTTCATTGAAGTTTGATATTTGCTTCATGTTTTGATAGAGATGATAtcatttcttcttttatttcctttccttttcttttcttttatttttttcttagtttaTGGGATTTGTTTGAATTTACTGTTTTGTCAAATAGAGTAAATGGACGGTTACTGTTTTAAGTGAATGGTTTCGATTTCAAGGATATGATAATTTCCCATTGGTTTGCAATTTTGAACAGTCATTGGGTCAGTtggaagttgaaagaaaataataataagaatataaataaataaataaaactttcaaTTACTTAAGCAATTCACGGACTTAATAGTGTTTATGGTACACTCTTCGTAGTTAAGGTTGAGAGCCATTTTTCTTCTAGAGTAAACCGAAATATACAATCTTCATCTGCTTTAGCCGGGCTGATTGCCTGCTCCAATCcaacaaggaaaagaaaaccaCCATGAATTACACTTAAAActtatttctattaaaaaatacaaggaaaaaaattaaacaaaccaTTTGGATGCATATTAATGTAGAAATCAGACCCATTCAAGCAATTGGCTGAGGAACTGACATCAAGAACTTCCATAAACTTTTTGTATTTACATTTTATAGTGTTGCTACTAATGGGTGCATTCTCTCTTGGCATGGTGTTCCAAATATTTGTCAAATTCTGTATTGTTTAGAATCTATTTGGCAGAAAATGTTCCTACTATCTTTGTGTTAGGAGATTCTTTGGTTGATATAGGAAACAACTACAATATAGTATCACTTTCCAAGGCTACTGGAATTGATTTCAGAAAGCCAAAATGGAAGAACATTGTTGACAAACTaggcaagtttctttcttttttttttttaattgttttcttttctatttcacAAGTGGTGGCTAGTTTTTGCCTTACCAGGTTAGGAATTGGGGGGTCTCAAAAAGACTTTTGCTCTGCTCAGATTTAGTAGATTTTGCTAGGTTTTGTAGAACCAGTGAAATACTATTAAGCTTTttagtttataatttttggacTATTGAAGGCAAAGAAGCAGTGGGAAGATCACAATTTTTTTGGCACCATTGGAAGAGAAGTTTCATCTTTGGCCCTTAGGGGTTATTGGGATGACAAATGCCATTCCCATGTACTACCTCAACCCAGGTTCCATCCTTGCTGTGGGCATGCTTGCCAAtagaaataaatcaataaataaataaataagagtttTTGCTtggttaattttcaattgtttttataattagtTTATAAATCTAATGATGAGCGATCATATACTAacggaatttcaaaatatataaataaaactatCATATGGATAGGGAATGTTccaatcacaataataataatgataataataataataataataataataataaaacattgataaataatataccttaattaacttaaaaaagaaaagtcccTTTTAGGCCATGTGTACATATAAGTTATGTtctgatttaaaatataaataattttcttcataaaaatacatttttaactgacttattgtttttaaaatcatgaaataaatttttagtataTGATTAAACAAACATTTTACACAGGCATAATGTACAAATTTAATGGATCTTTAATTTCAATTGTGCTTAATTTTATAGTAATTGTACCAAATTTGAATTgctatcaatttaaaaaattaataaatgacaAAAATTGGGGAAACCGTTTTATGTAAAATGTCCAAACGCCTatgtaaagagaaaaaaaaaaaaaaaaaaagaaaaaaaaaattcaaaaatctaaGTCCCGCCAGATTAGAAAAAATGAGTGCCTTCCACATTCCACAGAGCGAACGCACTCGAGCTTCAGACCTCAGCATTCGCGAAGCCAATAagccttctttttcttccaaggCAATGAATTCGAATTTCCTAATCTCTATCTACGTTCATTGTCTCCGACTTCGTTTTCTCATTTCGCTCTCTCTGATTGTTTTTGCAGATCGCCAAGAAAAGCTTGAATGCTTTGTTTATGTCACTTTCTGAAGATGATTCCAAGGAGCCGGTGGATTTCTCTCCAATTTCAGAGGTCAAATTGAAATGGCAAGTCGCCGAAGTAATTATTTCGTTTTTTTTTAAACTGAATTTTGAATGAGTATAATCTCTTTTTGTTCGTTGGAAATTTTTGATGTTATATTTCTGTTGAAAAACATCTGAAGCTGAGTTGAATTTCTAGCAGAAAAACTCAGCAAATTGAGTTTGAAGTTTCTGTGATAGTGATGGTTGATAATTAAGGATTCATATTTCTCTTTTCTGAATCTGTTTTAGAAACCGATGCTGGTAACAGATCAAGAAGATCTCTCAGAATCATCATCAGAAACGTTGCTATGCTCTGATCGCTCTCGATCTAATTCGGTTATCACCATAGAAAAGGACCAAGGATTCAAAGCAGTGGATGATGATTCGAAGTTACATTCCTTGGAGGCAGAGATTCCATTTCGTTTTCTCAGAAAAGCAAAAACTCAGCTTAATTGTTTGCCTAACATGGCTGCTAGATCTAAAAGGCTTCTGGATTAGTTGATTGAGATGGCTTTGGAGGACATCCATGGTGGCATGCCTGATGAAAGAAGCCGACTTGTTCATCTCCTTGGAGCCAAAAAAACTCGCATTACGTTTTGGTGCTTCTTACTCTGCGTGCTTGCAATTTCGGCCATCTTGTTGTTCAGCTCAGGAGACCAACGTTCTTTCGTCGGGCCCCTGCCAACTTGAAAAAGCACAATAACTGTTTGACAAAAAATTTCTGAGATTCCTTTTTGTGCATTTTTCCTCTGCATCTGTGAAGAAGCTTAGTTTAGGTGTTCCAATTGGGAAACCAAGGAATTCTAAGACACTGTTACATTTCATTAGGCTGAGTGACTGAGAGATCGATACTTCTAATAACAAAAATGGTATCCTGCTCTTTAGCTTTTACTTTCACTGAAATTTGCAATTTGCTTCATGTTTTGATGAAGATGATAGCTCTTCTtctgttcttttattttcttagtttatgggatttatttgaatttacTGTTTTGGAGATAGGATAAATGGGTGGTTACTATTTTAAGTGAACGGTTTCAATTTCAAGCCCATTGGTTTGCTATTTGAACAATCATTGGGTTAGTTGGAAGttggaagaaaataataataaaataagattataaataaataaataaaaattttcaacttcttaAAGCGATTCACGGACTCAACAGTGTTTGTGGAGATACTTTAAGAGAGCCAAGCAATATAGACAAATAGATATCCATCAAGAGTCatgacaattttaaaatattagttgGACAATCTTCATAGTTAAGGTTAAGCTTAAGAGCCATTTTTTCTTCTAGAGTAAacctttctttattatttacaaaaatacaattttacgtTGGAACTCTTAACAATTGCAACTCTCACAGGGATggcactgttttttttttgcaggGCATTTAATATCCATTGGATGTTAGCAAAGCAATtgattatatgtataaaaaggCAAGAGATCCAAGGTCTTCTCCTCCATACACCTTCATCATTCACATGCGAATGCTTGGAGGATTTACATCTACAAAATAAACAGAGTTGTCCTTTCTCTTCTGCTTTTCTCTGGTGTTTGCTTTTCTAACTCTGTGCTCATTTGTGGGTTTTCCTTCTGTTAACATATTTCCAAGTTGCAGATATCTTCATAATATCAAGCCCTTAAATGTCATATCGGAACTTGtttgatgagaaaaaaaataaataaatcaacatTTTAAGTAATTGGCTGAGGAAGTGAAACATTTCAACCTTTTTGTTTAGCATCACAGCCTTCTATTGCTTTGCCTTGACATCCTATAGCACTGTTTCTAATCATGGGTGTCTTCTTACCTCACGAACTACACTCTCCTGGCCTGGTATtccaaattttgattaattttctaGTGTTTAGAATCTGTTTTAGCAAAAATGTTCCTTCCATCTTTGTGTTTGGAGATTCTTTGGTTGATGTGGGAAACAACAACTACATATTATCACTCGCCAAGGCTAATTATGATCCAAATGGAATTGATTTTGGAAAGCCATCAGGAAGATACACAAATGGAAGAACAATTGTTGATATTATAGGCAAGTTTTTTCTGCTTTCTTAGTTGTTTTCTGTTCTTCCTTGCGCTCCTCGGTTCTCACAAATAATGGCTAGTTTTTGGATCACCAGGTCAAGAATTGGGTCTCAAAGATTTTTTTCCTCCCTACTTGGCTCCCACAACTTCTGGACCAGTTGTTTTGCAGGGTGTCAACTATGCTTCTGGTGGCAGTGGAATTCTAAACTTCACTGGAAAAATATTTGTAAGACTTCTGCTCTACCAAAAGGTTCATCAAGTTCTCTTATTAAGTAGGTTTACAAGGTTTTGTAGGTGAACCTATGAATAAATGTCTGAACCAGTGCTCCAGTGCTCTAAATCTAAATGCGTGAACTAGAGactagagaaaaaataaataaataaattccacatgtaCATTTTAATCTTGTTTGAAAACTTCACGTTTTTCTCTAGAACAAACAATGGAAACTAAACAGGATGTATACGTTTCTAAAGAAGTAACTTGTGTGTGATTGATAGGGTGGTCGAATAAACTTCGATGCACAGATAGACAATTTTGCAGATACAAGGCAAGATATCATCTCTAGCATTGGACTACCTGACACTGTGCAACTTTTTCAAACAGCTCTCTTCGCAATAGCAATTGGTTCGAACGATTTCATTGATAGCTACTCTGCACCTGAAGTCTCGACTGCTGTGCATATGTTTGTCCCTCCCAATGTATTTGTAGCCACTCTGATTTCAAAATTCAGAATACAACTTACAGTAAGAATTTTGATCATTTCCTAAACTCCATTTATGCCTAAAAATCAGAATTTTaccataatttttcaataaaataaattacaaatttgtctTCTTTCCAGAGACTCTACAATTTGGGTGCTAGGAGGATTATTGTTGCCAATGTAGGACCTGTTGGATGCATACCATTTGTGAGGGATTTGAACCCAGATGCAGGGGATAACTGTGTTGAATTCATAAACGATGCAATCCAGCAGTTCAACAACCAAGTGAAGTGCCTCATCAATGAGCTTAGCACAACTCTTGAGGGATCGACATTTGTTTATGCAGATGTTTACAGTATTGTGGAAGATATCCTCCAAAACTACGAATCGTATGGTAATTCTCAAGCTCTTAATTTAACCATAATTAAGAATAGCTGGAAATTTGGTAATTTTGGTGATTGTttcctaaattgatttttgtaaCAGGTTTTGACAGTGCAGATTCTGCTTGTTGCCATGTTGCTGGGAGATTTGGAGGTCTAATTCCATGTGGACCAACTTCTATGGTTTGCTCGGACAGATCGAAATATGTTTTCTGGGATCCATTCCATCCTACTGAAGCTGCTAATACTATCATAGCAAGGCGTATTCTAAATGGTGACGCTAATGATATTTCACCAATAAACGTTCAGAAACTTATACAAATTTGATCCATTATTTGGATGGTTCATTTCATTTTGcttgtttaaatatcaaaaGAACAGTCCCGAGAAAGTATTAGGCAAAACTATCTCTTCATGAACAATCttgtttgaaatattcaaaaacatggTTTTTGTGTACCACATTACTTAATACAGACaagaacaataaatacaaagcTTTGCCCAAGTTTGACTGAATATTTTTGTGGTAATAACTAAGCTTTGAATTATTTCTGTTTTAGTGGCCAAGGCATGAAGTGTACAGAATCAGGAGCCAATATAAGAGtgtcaatatatacatataagagggtcaaaatcctatatatacTTGTTATTAATAAGGACCCTTATTTTCACAGGTTGGTGTTGTTTTGCAGCAAATTTATGAGGCAAAAGATATTAATTGTAGGCTTTGGCAGGAAAGCACCAGGGCTGGGCATCATCATTTGGCATGAGCAAATGTAGGTAGTGAAAGATTTTGAGCTACCCATTTAAATGGCTCTCACACACTTCAATGAAGAATAATttcgataataaatataaatgggtTTGTGGTTGCACTTGCTATGATGGTATATGGATTAGATACTCTTTATTCTTTGGTTCCAAGTTTCTTTCTCTGTCTTTCACGTGCGCTTCAATTCACAACAAAACAGAGTTTGGTGAGCTCCTATTAATTAATGATTCATCGTTTGGCATTTAGTTCCTGTTTTATGAAGGGCACCACATGCTCTCACGCATATATGCTATTAAATCACATTCAATTTAATGACATCCGAAGACTTTTAAGCTTGTAATAAGTTTTTATATAAAGTGAATTATCAGTGAtttaaatgttcaaaatttaGTTCATTTTAACCATGGACAGCCACACAGTGAAAAGcatatagattttttattttttatcttgttttaaaaaaaagaaaaaaccaaaaacaaaaagaacatatatatatatattttttggctaGTGTGGTTGGGCCCCAGGCTTCCCTTCGACTCGATCCCAAGCGCACACAGGTTGGGATGTGGAAACTCTGCCATTTGAGCTCCACGGCGAGTCCaaagaagaatatatataacatgATTATGcatactctttttttcttttctttttttcttttttgtcttttttggcTAATCGTAGATTATGTCGAAAATATAATGTGCGCGTGCGGGTGCATGCATACACACatagatatctatatatataaatacattgagTCTAAGATATGTACAGACCTCATATAAGCTATGTGGATAAAAAATGTGATAAAAATGGCATCCGTTGGATGTGCACATCTGGCAGGAACGGTCCAGATTGAAACTGGCTTTCACGTGTGAATTTTTGTCCCCATTCTCTCCTTCCCGCTCGTGAGCAAACGAGATTCCCACTTTCACCCAGCTCGCACCTGGGtttgccaaaattccaaatCGCACCACCTTGAACCAGCTCACACCAGCTTATTTTCCACCATTTCCAAGATTAGGTTTTGATTCACTGCCAATCTTTCAAAACAATATGAGGCTGCTGCTATGCGTCATATCAATC is a window from the Ziziphus jujuba cultivar Dongzao chromosome 11, ASM3175591v1 genome containing:
- the LOC107418985 gene encoding GDSL esterase/lipase At4g16230, with protein sequence MGVFLPHELHSPGLVFQILINFLVFRICFSKNVPSIFVFGDSLVDVGNNNYILSLAKANYDPNGIDFGKPSGRYTNGRTIVDIIGQELGLKDFFPPYLAPTTSGPVVLQGVNYASGGSGILNFTGKIFGGRINFDAQIDNFADTRQDIISSIGLPDTVQLFQTALFAIAIGSNDFIDSYSAPEVSTAVHMFVPPNVFVATLISKFRIQLTRLYNLGARRIIVANVGPVGCIPFVRDLNPDAGDNCVEFINDAIQQFNNQVKCLINELSTTLEGSTFVYADVYSIVEDILQNYESYGFDSADSACCHVAGRFGGLIPCGPTSMVCSDRSKYVFWDPFHPTEAANTIIARRILNGDANDISPINVQKLIQI